The sequence below is a genomic window from Culicoides brevitarsis isolate CSIRO-B50_1 unplaced genomic scaffold, AGI_CSIRO_Cbre_v1 contig_16, whole genome shotgun sequence.
TGAAATTCGACAGTTATTCGCGGTTTTTGAAATCGGATCTGTACAAAACCTGCTTGGAATCGGAAAATAAGAAGCAAAAACGTGGTTTGGCATCGGAGCAGTTCGATCCGCTGCTGAATATTTATCCGAAGTCGTCGTCAGTGACAGGTTCAAAGATTAAAAAGTCCTATAGTAATGCGGAGGATCGTCGAAGAACGTCACTTTTGCCGTGGCATCGCAAAATTCGATCACAATCGAAGGATCGCCTGAAGGAGGGAAAGAAAATTGAACTCAAAGATCAAAATAAACTGCTGTCGATATCGAAAACGTCTGTTAATGACATGCAAGTCTTCGGTGATGCGTACAATTTTGACGCAATGTTGGGCAAAAGTGGGCCAATGGATGATCGTTCGAGTAACTTATGCAGAATTGTGTTGCCTGACGGTGCAAATTCCATAAGTCAAGTGCGTGACGAGCCCATTCAGGATtatgtgaagaaaattttggagAAGCGGAACCTCAAGTACAAGCACTTTGAGGTATTTTACGTGGATAAAAAGTGCTCACAATCGTTAGACTTGACGGCGTCGGCATTGACGCTCGCACATCAACAGATAAAAGTCGAGCAACGAGTGCTTTTTAAACTCGACTTGCCCAATAAAAAAGTCATATCGGTCAAAAGTAAGGCAAATAAAGTGTTATCGGACGTCTTGAAAccgattttgaacaaatataaCTACAAAATGGAGGAAGTTCAGGGCTTTGTGAAGGAACAAGGAACACAACCCCTTGACACTACTAAGGAAGTTACATCCGTTGAGGATAAACGTCTCttgattttgtacaaaaattgtgatggtaagacaaaaattcacctttctacacgaaaaaaatgctaattttgaccttttttttagATGCCAAACAACTTTCAAAGCAAGATAAGTCAAACACGTTGGATGAAATCACCAACAAAGTCTTTAACGAAGTGCTACAAGGCAAAATTGACTCGGAATCTGTACAAACATCCACGCAGTCAGAGGATTTTTATTCCGAGGCTTCATCCACGCGTCATAGGAACTTGCTGCAATTGCCCACAATTGGCATGAAACCCGTTTTACAGGAAGAATGTGATACAGAAACAGGCGATTCGGAGTCAAAAAAGCCGTTAATCGCCAAATTGAAAGCTGGCGTGAAACTTCAGACGCCGGATATGAAAGCGCAAGGTAATTTTACGAGTTTTGAATGTAAATTACGACTTTTAAAGCATTTACTAACAACATTAGACACTGATTCGTGTACGAAATTGTCAAGAAAAGATAGTTATGTTCAAGAAAAGATTCGAAGATTTAATTCAGGATCACcctaaagtttaaaattttcataaaagtcTCTTTTTCTGTGAGTATTTGACAATTCTTGAACACTTTCAAGCTTTTTACTAACCTTATAATGCAAACTTCTCTTAAAATTCgcaattaatattcaaaatttctatttttagaacTCTTAGCTGAAATCAAACGTGCTCAACGTACCCGTTTAGAAGATCAACGAGGAACGGAAATCACAATCCCATTACCTGAATTCCTTTTGAAAGACAATTCCCCGCGAAAACCTGAACCAGCTCCCAGATTGTCACTCTGTGAAGGCCAAAATGTCTTcaataaagtccaaaactACGAAATGAATGTCAGTCCAACGAAAAGTCATCACTCGTACACGCAAGAACACAAAATATCGCCGAATAGTTATCGCAATCGGAATTTTGATGAAGGTGAAATTGCTTATATTGACTCAAATATcggtaaaaaatcaaattattttttcaaaaaataaaatattttaattatttttttttttaggtgacACAACGTTAGTTTTCCATCACGATTCCGCAGGAAGCTCAAATTCAAATgaagtttttaagaaattcagtAATAGTCCTCCTCCGCTTCCGCCAAAGCCCCGCGCAAAGCAAAGTAATGAGAATTCTCCGTCAGAGACAACGACGCACTTTCCCCACAGTTTTCCGAGTgggacttttatttaaaaaaaaataatttaaattttaagttttaacatgaaaaatgtgCCAACGTAAAATGTAACgaacattctaaaaaaaagtattatattcttgtctttataaaaaaataagattttaagaaagaaatatttactcaaattaatttataataatatttaagctTTAATTGACGACCATATCATGAAGATATCATAAGGAGAAAaagatgtaaataaaaaaaatatctaaaattaattttttaatgaatttttaattttttaacgtttttggtTTTTGCTCTGAAAATAGtcgttgctaaaaaaaatattttttatttcttcaaaaatcgatcagatatgcatggaaattatcttaagaacgcataattattcaattttagctttgaaatccatcaaaaatgggttgaaatttgatgtaagaaaaaaacaacggtttttgctcctcatatgaaaaaatcgtttttttttttatttcatcaaaaatcgaccagatatgcatggaaattatcttaagAACGCATAATTAtaattgaaatccatcaaaaatttgaaatttgaaaaaatcgttttttttttattttataaaaaatcgaccagatgtgcatggaaattatcttaagaacgcataattattcaattttagctttgaaatccatcaaaaatgggttgaaatttgatgtaagaaaaaaacaacggtttttgctcctcatatgaaaaaatcgttttttttttatttcatcaaaaatcgaccagatgtgcatggaaattatcttaagaacgcataattattcaattttagctttgaaatccatcaaaaatgggttgaaatttgatgtaagaaaaaaacaacggttttcaaaaaatcgtttttttttatttcattaaaaatcgacctgatatgcatggaaattatcttaagaacgcataattattcaattttagctttgaaatccatcaaaaatgggttgaaatttgatgtaagaaaaaaacaacggtttttgctcctcatatgaaaaaatcgttttttttttatttcatcaaaaatcgaccagatatgcatggaaattatcttaagaacgcataattattcaattttagctttgaaaacatccatcaaaaatgcatggttgaaatttgatcaaaaatgttgaaatttgagtaaaaaaaacaacggtttttgctcctcatatgaaaaaatcgttttttttttatttcatcaaaaatcgaccagatatgcatggaaattatcttaagaacgcataattattcaattttagctttgaaatccatcaaaaatgggttgaaatttgatgtaagaaaaaaacaacggtttttgctcctcatatgaaaaaatcgttttttttttatttcatcaaaaatcgaccagatgtgcatggaaattatcttaagaacgcataattattcaattttagctttgaaatccatcaaaaatgggttgaaatttgatgtaagaaaaaaacaacggtttttgctcctcatatgaaaaaatcgttttttttagttcatcaaaaatcgaccagatatgcatggaaattatcttaagaacgcataattattcaattttagctttgaaatccatcaaaaatgggttgaaatttgatgtaagaaaaaaacaacggtttttgctcctcatatgaaaaaatcgttttttttttttatttcatcaaaaatcgaccagatgtgcatggaaattatcttaagaacgcataattattcaattttagctttgaaatccatcaaaaatgggttgaaatttgatgtaagaaaaaaacaacggtttttgctcctcatatgaaaaaatcgttttttttttatttcatcaaaaatcgaccagatgtgcatggaaattatcttaaaaatgcataattattcaattttagctttaaaaaccatcaaaaatgggttgaaatttgacgtgagaaaaaaacaacggtttttgctcttcatatgaaaaaatcgtttttttttatttcattaaaaatcgacctgaaaaaatcgcataattattcaattgtttttttttatttcatcaaaaatcgacctgatatgaagataaatgatttttggaaaagctttttattcgtttaacggcttaaaattggttaaaaattgatttgaaaaaatttccccatCAAACCAtcaacacatttttatacatGTTATTCATATTTCTGTCCCATAGGGTTGATTGTACATTTCAAAACAACtgtgatattaaaaattattacgaagattttaatttttaagcattaaATCCATCACAAAAATGACTGAACGAAATGTAACGACATTCACAAAGGAAATGCGAATTTCCAGCCGAAAAGAGCATCGCATCAGCGACGATTTTATTAACGCAAAACTTGCTTtcggtaaaaatttctttgtttccATTCGAAAATTCCTTTGTTTCAtcgaatttttatctctttcagCGATGCACAATAACGACGTTTGGTCCGAAGGTCTCCTTGTCTTCTACGAAGTCTtcaaatttctcgaaaatcaTCTCTCGTACGACATTTTACCAAAGGAATTCCGTCGAACCGAGGCTTTCGAACAGGATTTGAGTTACTTTTTGGGTCCGCACTGGCAGGAAAATTACCAACCACGCAAAGAAGTTCAAAATTATCTGGATCATTTAGTCAAAATTACAAATACAAACTCAACGTTACTCGTGGCTTACGTTTATCACATGTATTTGGGTCTCCTTTCGGGCGGACAAATCCTCCAAAAGAAACGGAAATTGGTGCAAAAGATTTTTCCAAAGCCCGATGATGAGGTCAATGCTCCGGGATGCGCTGTGACAACATATGACGTCGCAATTGGTGACTTGAAGACACAACTGAAGGAGATAATTGACAATTTGGCGAAAAATTGGGacgaaaatacaaaacaagcCATTTTGgaggaaggaaaaaaagtttttcagttGAACAATGAGCTCGTGCGGtcgattaaaacaaataaggaAACTTATAAACTGcttggatattttttgttgtttattcttacaattttattcttttacgTCATGTGGAATTTGTAGGAAAcccgtttaatttttttttaaatagttgaCATTAATAAATCTAAACACTCcataaactaattttattttattttttccttgttttgtgACTTTAACaagctattttttaattaattatcacaATAAATTCGGAAtggactgatttttttttactaatctATGCTCGGTCCATTCAATTTTGTCGCATAAACATGAGCcacctacaaaaaataaaaaaagttaataaaaattctcatgaaattgcgataaaaatcttactttgtAGATAAATTCGTATTGTTGTTTGGTTTGCACAGCATTGGCGCGTCCCCGTCTCACGGTGTACACAATTTTTGGAATATCTATTTGTCTTGGAGGTATCTCTAAAGTCCTTAAAACGATATCACATGCAATAATTGTGCCTGTTCGACTTGTGCCGGGACTGCAATGCACAATTATCggtctaaaatgaaaaaaatcattaaaaaaattgtttttctaaaaaaaatttttgactttactCACGTTTGAGTTCTTTGCAGCGATCGAGTCTTTGAATCAAACGTTGAAGTAGCTGTCTTGCCATTCGATTCAATCATGCCCGATTCAACATCGCCATTATTGTTGTTCGTTTTGTAATTCTCAATTTCGTCTGTGGTTCGCTGCTCCGGCAACGAAAGACGAGAATAGCTACGAGCTTCGAGCAACATCGCAATTAAGCTTGTTTCGTCTTGTGGTACGCCACTTTCGGGCCAACTATACCAGAAATGGACGATTTCGCGGAAGGATTTGGTTTCCAGATGTTTCAAATGGATCGTGGATAAGGCATATTCTCCTTTAACTTCGCGACTTTTGAGTGTTACCTACAAAAAATTCGAGTTTTAGTGatgaaaaagtaagaaatcgttaaaattttacctgaaATTGTCCATAAGTTTGAACATTATCCAAAACAACTGATGAGGGAAGGTACTGCGCACACTTTTCAACTCCATTCTCACTTAGATCGGTAGCCATAATGATGACTTTTGACTGTTGTTCCCACACCATGCGCCAAAAGTCGTGAATTGTGTTGTCCAGAGGAGCTTGTGTCGCAATGTAATAATTTGTGGCATCATCAGGAccctaaaaatcaaaatttttaataaaatttcttaaaaatttttagattttgaacTTACTTTGACATAATTTGCATTAATATATTcggttttttcatcatcattttgtcTTTTGAGATGAACACGTGTCTCTGGCAGCGGAATAACGTtcgaatatctaaaaaaaaaaaatttttaacaaaattcttttaaaaattgtcaaaaaataaatcttaccgATTTTTATCTTCACATCCGTACAACATTTCTTCAATTCTTGAGGTAATGACTGGAATATCTTTGTACTCATCATAAATCTCGTACTTTTTCTGAACAAAAGTTGCCAAATCAGGAACACTCAACACATGACTTTCCAAATTctgtaagaaatttcattaaaaatcatttttttcattgaaataacCTCAAAACTTACGGGATCTTCGAACGCTGAATTGCCATACGATCTTTTGGATAACCTCAAATTGTTGCCTTTTCTTCGTACGCTGTTATAAACTGACACATTATCCAAACTATAAGCATCCAATCCAACAGGACGACATCGATTCGcgtattttgtttgattttgtcGCTTTCTGATGATGAactgaaatgatttttaattaaattagtttgatttttaaaatttttttgaagaaaataactCACAATGAAGCCCATAAGTAATAAAAAGGCAATGACTCCAACGACACTCAATGAAATGACGACAATTGCAGCAACATCTGGTCCCGGAGCTTCCGTTGAACCAACTTCCTCGGACATTGTGGATGGATTTGTCGAGGTTGAAGTCGTTGTCGAACTAATAGGGGTTGTGTTTTCATCAGTAACGACCCAAATATTGTCGTTATCGGTAACAACGGTTTGAGTTGTGATGAAATTCGAAGAAGTTTTTGGAATTATTGTGTAAAAATCGGTTTTGATCTCTTCTGTTGTCGTGGATGTCGTTGAAGGAGTCGTGGAAGAAGTCGTTGTCGACGGAGTTGTTGATGGTTCTTGGAAAGTTGTCGTACTTGGAGTTGTCGTAGTCGTCGAAGTTGTAGTTGTGACCCGTTCTGTAGTAGTTGTCGGCTCCATTGTCGTAATTGTTGAGAAAAAATCCGTCAACGTCGATGGCGGCAACGTCGTAAACCGATAATTAGCTCTTCTTGAAAACGTCGATGAAAAAGGCTGCGGTTCTGTTGTCGTTTCAACCAACGttgtttcaataaattctGCATCTGTATTTTTCTTATCGGcatttgtcgtcgtcatcCAGATAGTTGTCGACGTAAGAGCCTCTTcagttgtcgtcgttgttgttggagGAAGGGGCGTTTCTGTCTGATAATATTTGTACACATCGATTCGTTCTTGCGGCTTAACTTGACTCGATTCCGACTTTTTGCGATAAACTTCACCGATTGTCAGCatattttgcttgaaaatggTCGTCAAAGGAGATTCCGTCGTCATTGGGGACGATTTTACGGGATTTCGTGTGACACTTGTCGTTGGCAGTGGCGAAAATGGGGGAACAGTAGCGATATTTTCCGTTGTCGATTCAACTGCTTGAATGATATGACTCCAATCCGTCAAAGATTTCAACGTGTCATTAGCATTCATGAGGGCTTCGTGtgttttatttgaagaaaatgcattttccgCATTCGCGAACGCTAAAACATCAGCTCCGCTCATCGCATCGGAAATTGTGACGGAATTTTTTTCGGTTCTATATTGAGGGTGGATATCGTTCGTCTTATTTACCCCGATATCATACGATCTTTGACGCAATGGAGTTGAACTCGAAGCAGGACTTGTACTTTCAACGGTAGATTTTTGGAATTTGATCGCTTTCGAAGTTCTCGTGGActgtaatttttccatttctgaCTTTGTAGTTGGAGGAATCTCCGTCGTTGTTGCCTTCATCTCCATTTCTGTCGTGATTTCAGGCATTTCTGTGGTTGTCGGTTGACTTTTCATCGCAACCTTTGTCGATTTCAGCTTTTTTGTCGACATTTTTTCAGTTGTTGTAgtcctaaattaaaaattttccttaaaaaaatttgaaaaatctcaaaaattcgAATGAATTTACCTCACAACTGTCGTTGGAACGTCTGACGTGACGCCAATTTCCTCTGAAGCGACGTCATCTTCCTCGCTATCGTCCATACTCGATATTGTCGTAACATCTAATGACTTATCTCGCGTTGTTGCATGATTTTCGCGATGGTTAACACTGCTTTCTAATGATctacttgttttattttctacCGGCGTGAGCGTTGTTGAAGTTGATGAtggtaatttataattttctataattagtGGTTTTTCTGCAACATCTGATCCGTTAGCGTTCACCACAAATGCAgtcattaaaatcaatatatAAATGCCACAGTGGCTAGTTAGCCATTTTTTGCTGCTTAGGAACATTTTGCTATCTTTTGTCTTGCGTTTCCTCATTTTTATGCATAATTATTTTCGCttgaaattgcactttttatcacattttacgtttttttcgcGTAAATTTACTGATCCATGAGCCGCTTACTTTGACCGTTGTTTCtgaaatgacacaaaaaatgaaataaaatgttagTTGAAAGTCAAAAAGGggcgtaaaaattattaaatcgagCGATAATTAGCAAATATTGGAtttctgatgaatttttatcgtCTCATCCAAGagcagaacaaaaaatttaatgaaaaagtcaaaattataaaataccaGACACATCCATTGAACCGTCTATCAcataaatttccttcaaaaccgcctttttatgtcattttcgcatttttcgtgaaatttagTTCTTGAAGGGTTAGATTGATTGTACTTTTTGTCAACATATTTGCACTACAGAGAGTCATATGTGCTCTATATTATGACAGatactcattaaaatttgtttaattttaagatttaatgttatttctacaataaattaaaataaaatgagcttATTTCGAAGTTACTGTCGGTAAAAAGCAGTAATTACACTCAAAACATTCGCaatgaattaagaaaaaaagacaagttaccaaaaaacaaacaaaattttgtgatgGAATTCGACGAAGGACTCTTCGTTGACTACGTGAAGGAAACTCCGATTGTTTGGGACCGTTTCAGTCCCAAATTCCGcttgaaaaatgagaaaatgtcCGCATGGATGAACATCGGAAGTAAATTCGGCTTAACAGGTAAGTCATTGACATGCCCAATAACTCATCCGCAATTACCGTCATTGTTTTCAGGGCAACAAGCGTACTGCAAGTGGGTGTCGCTGCGAGAAAAATATCGTCGCGAAGTGACGTATTGGGAGGAAGTGAGCATCTATGGCACCGATAATCCCAAACAAAAGTGGCACTTACTCGATGCCATGAGTTTCATCGATGCCGTGTACAAGCCACGCACAAAATCCACAGAAGTCCCGTTCAAACGTCGCAAAAACGACAATAACCACACCGGCAATCAGTTTAATCAGCTGCAATCGTTGTTCAATTCCAACGGGTTTTCGCAAAATTCGTTGCTGCAATCGATGTTTCAGATGGATGCCCGAGATGATGATGTCTCGATATCGCCCGAAATTATCGAAAGTAGGTCTGCGTCGCCAGAAACACCGCCGCCGCCGCtttcgacaacaacaacgacgattCCCATTAAAAGAGAACACGAGGAAACCCCCAATTCGtggaataaaaacaaatatttgtcgtTTGGGAAGTACATTGGCGAGGAACTTTGTTCCATGAAACATCACGAAGCTGCCGAATTGCACGAAGCTCTGATGCAGAGTGTGCTAGAATTTAAGCGAAAAGCGAAATCCACAAAAGAATCTTCCAATTTCAATGGCAACTAATGAGTATTAAGTTATGAATTGTAtttaaacacacacaaaaaatgataataaatagcTTCTTAGTGAATTCAATGCACGTCGTTGCTTACTCACAACAACCCAGATACCGATtaaattccaataaaaaaaaatgtaaaattcatcataaaacTTGTCAATTACCCGTACAAACATTACACAAGACGAACAATTTGCACACAGCGAAGACAATGGAAtgaaagggaatttttttctcacctcAGAGCGAGCAATTGTGGGTGGATTTGTACAAAGTAACGCATAGACAGACAGACAACAATAACCATATTGTATTATTATGACGAtgttttacttcatttttcacttaactttagttttttgctcaaaaaaattctcacaataataattaagatgttgttattattatctgTGATCATCATAAGCACAAGCCAAAAGGGGATTCCGTCGATTACGACAACAAATTTgtttacacacaaaattacCTACTTTGTGTATTCACAAGAGTAAGTACTAATGTGTAGGCATGATGACCatataagatttatttttaacgcaaACGGACCGTATAAAGAACATAATTAGATCAGAAACCGTTATTATTAAGGCTGATACGgaagaagaaaatgtttttgattttttccatttcgattttttatttttatgaaattttaaagtagatcatttttaaaaatatttttttaattatttttgataaatttttgaccaactttgaaaaaaaaaatcgaatactcattttttttttattttttttcttttttttactcaatattttttttctattttgtttatcatttttcttgattttcaaaatttatgtataaaattttgcaattttttgaagaattttgacaaatttttaacaaaaaaatagaaaattttagaaattcgtttaaaacaatttaaaataaaaaaaaattaaaaattttaattttctgtgaaaaattcttacttttttctgtgagaaactttcaattttaagaaaaaaaattttttttcaaaattttttaaatataataataaatatacaaaacttttttggtaattttttaccaatgatgaacaaaaaattctcaaaatttacatttaactaagttcaaaagtaaaaatttcttcttttttattgtttaaaatattaaatttttaagaaaattacctttgaaatctaaaaattattttttttaattaatcaattaatttttatttctttatgtaGCTTTTTAAACACTGCtcgatatttaataaattctttaaaagtcTATGGAATATAAAGCGTTTTCGACTATTGTATCAGCCTCAATATTCTTTCACCTACTTACTTGCGAGTGTTTCTCGTGCGGGGAATTCGTGAACAACGGCTTAAAATGTGTCACCTCTACtctaataaattcaattgctcaatttttaagtaaacatGCTAATTATTGACAAGCCACGAATTTAAAGGTGCGACAACAGCTTTTGAAATACCATCCAAGAAATGTATTTTGATGCAATCACGACACTTTTGtctttgtattaaaataaagaaaaaacttcaaaaacattcaagtaagtaattttttgggtACTAAAACATAATCCTTCATACACAAAcatttatattcaattattGTTATGTTTCATGCAAACACAGCACATTTCATACACCTCAAAGTTTAAAGTACACGAAAGTCTTGCAGTTTGAAGGCTGCACGCAGTCAATTGTGTAGATTTAAGTACTTTTTGATTCACAAGCCTTGTCGTAGTATGTAGTTACTTTTGCGCAAAGTAAGCACTTTACTTGAGCAAACAAAAATACACTGCGCTGAATGTCTCGCGATGTttgctttgcaaaaaaataaaattaaatattatgagGAACGTCATCGGCGACAGATTGTTTGTCTTTAATTCATAATTGGATTTTGCTTTATTAACAATATTTATGGCATGTACTTTGCTCGGATGCGTCAAAC
It includes:
- the LOC134836366 gene encoding mucin-2, which translates into the protein MRKRKTKDSKMFLSSKKWLTSHCGIYILILMTAFVVNANGSDVAEKPLIIENYKLPSSTSTTLTPVENKTSRSLESSVNHRENHATTRDKSLDVTTISSMDDSEEDDVASEEIGVTSDVPTTVVRTTTTEKMSTKKLKSTKVAMKSQPTTTEMPEITTEMEMKATTTEIPPTTKSEMEKLQSTRTSKAIKFQKSTVESTSPASSSTPLRQRSYDIGVNKTNDIHPQYRTEKNSVTISDAMSGADVLAFANAENAFSSNKTHEALMNANDTLKSLTDWSHIIQAVESTTENIATVPPFSPLPTTSVTRNPVKSSPMTTESPLTTIFKQNMLTIGEVYRKKSESSQVKPQERIDVYKYYQTETPLPPTTTTTTEEALTSTTIWMTTTNADKKNTDAEFIETTLVETTTEPQPFSSTFSRRANYRFTTLPPSTLTDFFSTITTMEPTTTTERVTTTTSTTTTTPSTTTFQEPSTTPSTTTSSTTPSTTSTTTEEIKTDFYTIIPKTSSNFITTQTVVTDNDNIWVVTDENTTPISSTTTSTSTNPSTMSEEVGSTEAPGPDVAAIVVISLSVVGVIAFLLLMGFIFIIRKRQNQTKYANRCRPVGLDAYSLDNVSVYNSVRRKGNNLRLSKRSYGNSAFEDPNLESHVLSVPDLATFVQKKYEIYDEYKDIPVITSRIEEMLYGCEDKNRYSNVIPLPETRVHLKRQNDDEKTEYINANYVKGPDDATNYYIATQAPLDNTIHDFWRMVWEQQSKVIIMATDLSENGVEKCAQYLPSSVVLDNVQTYGQFQVTLKSREVKGEYALSTIHLKHLETKSFREIVHFWYSWPESGVPQDETSLIAMLLEARSYSRLSLPEQRTTDEIENYKTNNNNGDVESGMIESNGKTATSTFDSKTRSLQRTQTPIIVHCSPGTSRTGTIIACDIVLRTLEIPPRQIDIPKIVYTVRRGRANAVQTKQQYEFIYKVAHVYATKLNGPSID
- the LOC134836365 gene encoding uncharacterized protein LOC134836365, producing MEFDEGLFVDYVKETPIVWDRFSPKFRLKNEKMSAWMNIGSKFGLTGQQAYCKWVSLREKYRREVTYWEEVSIYGTDNPKQKWHLLDAMSFIDAVYKPRTKSTEVPFKRRKNDNNHTGNQFNQLQSLFNSNGFSQNSLLQSMFQMDARDDDVSISPEIIESRSASPETPPPPLSTTTTTIPIKREHEETPNSWNKNKYLSFGKYIGEELCSMKHHEAAELHEALMQSVLEFKRKAKSTKESSNFNGN
- the LOC134836367 gene encoding heme oxygenase 2, which encodes MTERNVTTFTKEMRISSRKEHRISDDFINAKLAFAMHNNDVWSEGLLVFYEVFKFLENHLSYDILPKEFRRTEAFEQDLSYFLGPHWQENYQPRKEVQNYLDHLVKITNTNSTLLVAYVYHMYLGLLSGGQILQKKRKLVQKIFPKPDDEVNAPGCAVTTYDVAIGDLKTQLKEIIDNLAKNWDENTKQAILEEGKKVFQLNNELVRSIKTNKETYKLLGYFLLFILTILFFYVMWNL